Proteins from a genomic interval of Phyllopteryx taeniolatus isolate TA_2022b chromosome 3, UOR_Ptae_1.2, whole genome shotgun sequence:
- the sf3a1 gene encoding splicing factor 3A subunit 1, whose product MPPGPVQIVQPELNKVDAAEETPATKPIVGIIYPPPEVRNIVDKTASFVARNGPEFEARIRQNEINNPKFNFLNPNDPYHAYYRHKVNEFKEGKALEPSAAVPKVMQQTMQQTQQLPQKVQVIQEAIIPKEPPSEFEFIADPPSIAAFDLDVVKLTAQFVARNGRQFLTQLMQKEQRNYQFDFLRPQHSLFNYFTKLVEQYTKILIPPKGLLVKLKKEAENPKEVMDQVRYRVEWAKYQERERKKEEEEREKERVAYAQIDWHDFVVVETVDFQPNEQGHFPPPTTPEELGARILIQERYEKYGESEEVEMEVESDDETDEREGRPTNQAPQPDQDTQVQDMDEGSDDEDEGMKAPVPASNPMPPPLPPTPDQVIIRKDYDPKASKAPMPVITSDEYLISPITGEKIPASKIPEHMRIGLLDPRWLEQRDRSIRDRQTEDEVYAPGMDIDSSLKQLAERRTDIFGVEETAIGKKIGEEEIQKPEEKVTWDGHSGSMARTQQAAQANITLQEQIEAIHKAKGLVGEDDNKEKIGPSKPSDTHHMPPMLSSAPILPKPSPPVSAVPRPPSSLGPPVRTTLLSAVPVIPRPPVAPVVRLGPGQVLTSMPPMIPGPRINVVPMPPSAPHMMAPRPPPMVVPATFVPAPPVPQPPSVVPAPPSHPLAPHDDEPMNKKMKSEDNLIPEDEFIRRNKGPVAVKVQVPSMQDKTEWKLNGQVLNFTVPLTDQVSVIKVKIHEATGMPAGKQKLQYEGIFIKDSNSLAYYNMSTGSVIHLGLKERGGRKK is encoded by the exons ATGCCGCCTGGCCCAGTTCAAATCGTCCAGCCGGAGCTCAACAAG GTTGATGCAGCTGAAGAAACGCCAGCAACAAAACCTATTGTCGGCATTATATACCCACCGCCTGAGGTCCGAAACATTGTTGACAAAACAGCCAGCTTTGTTGCCAG GAATGGGCCCGAATTTGAAGCAAGAATCCGTCAGAATGAGATCAACAATCCCAAATTCAATTTCCTCAACCCGAATGACCCATACCATGCTTATTACCGACATAAGGTTAATGAGTTCAAGGAGGGTAAAGCCCTGGAACCATCAGCAGCTGTGCCAAAGGTTATGCAGCAGACCATGCAACAAACCCAACAACTTCCTCAGAAA GTGCAGGTGATCCAAGAAGCTATCATTCCTAAAGAGCCACCTTCTGAGTTTGAGTTCATCGCTGATCCTCCGTCAATTGCTGCATTCGATCTGGATGTCGTCAAGCTCACTGCGCAGTTTGTTGCCCGCAATGGCCGTCAGTTCCTCACTCAGCTCATGCAGAAGGAACAGAGGAACTACCAATTTGATTTTCTACGCCCGCAGCACAGCCTTTTCAACTACTTTACCAAATTAGTTGAGCAGTATACCAAG ATTTTAATTCCTCCCAAAGGGCTACtggtcaagctgaagaaagaggCTGAGAATCCAAAAGAGGTTATGGACCAG GTGAGGTACCGGGTCGAGTGGGCAAAGTACCAGGAgcgtgaaagaaagaaagaagaagaggaaaggGAGAAGGAACGGGTAGCGTACGCTCAAATCGACTGGCATGACTTTGTTGTGGTGGAGACGGTCGATTTCCAGCCCAACGAGCAAG GGCACTTCCCGCCACCCACGACCCCCGAGGAGCTCGGTGCCCGCATCCTAATCCAGGAGCGTTATGAGAAGTATGGCGAGAGTGAGGAAGTGGAAATGGAGGTCGAAAGCGATGATGAGACTGATGAACGGGAGGGACGCCCTACTAACCAGGCCCCGCAACCTGATCAAGACACACAGGTCCAGGACATGGATGAG GGatctgatgatgaggatgaaggcATGAAAGCGCCAGTGCCTGCCAGcaacccaatgccacccccacTGCCCCCAACTCCAGACCAAGTTATTATCCGTAAAGACTATGATCCAAAAG CTTCCAAAGCGCCGATGCCAGTCATTACTTCAGATGAGTATCTCATCTCACCTATTACTGGTGAGAAGATCCCAGCCAGTAAAATACCGGAGCACATGCGTATCGGTCTGCTGGATCCACGGTGGCTGGAGCAAAGGGACCGCAGCATCAGAGACAGGCAGACTGAAGATGAGGTTTATGCTCCTGGGATGGACATCGATAGCAGCTTGAAGCAACTGGCGGAGAGGCGTACGGATATCTTTGGTGTGGAGGAGACAGCCATTGGTAAGAAGATTGGAGAAGAAGAAATCCAGAAGCCAGAGGAAAAG GTCACCTGGGATGGCCACTCTGGAAGCATGGCACGCACCCAGCAAGCAGCACAAGCCAACATCACCCTCCAAGAGCAGATTGAAGCCATTCACAAGGCCAAAGGGCTGGTGGGAGAGGATGACAATAAAGAGAAGATTGGGCCAAGCAAACCCAGTGACACACACCACATGCCTCCCATGCTATCATCTGCACCCATTTTGCCTAAACCGAGCCCTCCGGTCAGCGCAGTGCCTCGTCCCCCCTCTTCT TTGGGCCCTCCGGTGCGCACCACGCTTCTGTCGGCTGTGCCCGTGATTCCAAGGCCGCCCGTGGCTCCCGTTGTGCGCCTGGGTCCAGGACAAGTTTTAACGTCAATGCCTCCTATGATTCCCGGTCCTCGCATTAACGTGGTTCCCATGCCGCCGTCGGCACCTCACATGATGGCGCCGAGACCACCTCCTATGGTCGTTCCAGCTA CATTTGTTCCTGCTCCTCCTGTACCACAACCGCCGAGTGTTGTTCCTGCGCCGCCATCCCATCCTCTGGCGCCTCATGACGATGAGCCAATGAACAAGAAGATGAAGTCAGAAGACAACCTTATTCCAGAGGATGAGTTTATTCGCAGAAATAAG GGTCCCGTGGCAGTCAAAGTGCAGGTCCCCAGCATGCAGGACAAGACAGAATGGAAGCTCAATGGCCAAGTGCTCAATTTCACTGTCCCACTCACAGACCAG GTCTCTGTTATTAAAGTCAAAATCCATGAAGCCACAGGCATGCCGGCAGGAAAGCAGAAGTTACAATATGAG gGCATTTTCATTAAAGACTCCAACTCTCTGGCTTATTACAACATGAGCACTGGTTCGGTCATTCATTTGGGATTGAAGGAGAGAGGTGGACGAAAGAAGTGA
- the LOC133475607 gene encoding coiled-coil domain-containing protein 157-like, with protein sequence MCQFLGRQDCMESLQKDLADLQCAIADVFSTTGPVRVFSWKFPDKLSCNLDLDLEQYSFMDEEDEFNQHAHIVLLELVIDR encoded by the coding sequence atgtgtcagttCTTAGGTCGCCAGGACTGCATGGAAAGTCTCCAAAAAGATCTCGCCGACCTTCAATGTGCAATCGCGGACGTCTTTTCCACAACTGGCCCTGTGCGTGTTTTCTCGTGGAAATTCCCGGACAAACTCTCCTGTAATCTGGATTTGGATCTGGAGCAATACAGTTTTATGGATGAAGAGGATGAATTCAACCAGCATGCTCACATTGTTTTACTTGAATTAGTGATAGACAGGTAA
- the LOC133474966 gene encoding coiled-coil domain-containing protein 157-like, translating to MKTSQCKENKSKTEMSTVPSTCACDICPLSSRFLPDDDDAPLSATPSSPRYPKVATHNVSCQTDESSAAPCSACHQAQSSIRKTGNVLVELLQGEGLPSSLHPLLVAVQDTVGPMTAVDVTQWASEQLRDLRRLTKHVQDVRDTVEPLSKKLAAVEADREKLRGDAELAQTKLEEDVEKQKSIIHQLEVASQKAQKTMNESKQRLSDECQQLKREYASLKKSYSDLTEAAAIQQDRLQDLERHKNTLQEQLKTLRVKEETCCELQERIQQFESQLCEADLLLEKEKAKYHSACRHQESMQTKQKSFLQRVEALDEEREELQKQLGQKEESELDLRNQLQQMSEDNKQLRTRLSSQQVF from the exons ATGAAG ACGTCGCAGTGCAAGGAAAACAAGTCAAAAACAGAGATGTCCACTGTACCTTCAACGTGTGCCTGTGACATTTGTCCTCTAAGCTCCAGGTTTTTgccagatgatgatgatgcaccCCTCAGTGCCACTCCCAGCTCACCCCGTTATCCCAAAGTTGCCACGCACAATGTAAGCTGTCAAACAGACGAATCCTCCGCCGCTCCTTGCAGTGCTTGTCATCAAGCACAGTCTTCTATTAGAAAGACGGGCAATGTTCTGGTAGAACTTCTCCAGGGTGAGGGGTTGCCCTCTTCTTTACACCCACTATTAGTTGCTGTGCAGGACACTGTGGGACCAATGACAGCAGTTGATGTCACGCAGTGGGCCAGTGAGCAGCTCAGAGATCTGCGCCGACTGACGAAACACGTACAAGATGTGCGCGATACAGTTGAGCCTCTTTCAAAGAAACTAGCAGCAGTAGAAGCAGATCGAGAGAAATTAAGGGGCGACGCGGAACTTGCACAGACAAAACTCGAGGAAGACGTGGAAAAACAGAAATCCATAATTCATCAGTTGGAGGTAGCATCACAGAAAGCACAGAAAACCATGAACGAAAGTAAGCAAAGGCTATCAGATGAGTGTCAGCAACTCAAGAGAG AATATGCATCCCTGAAGAAGAGTTATTCCGATCTGACAGAAGCAGCAGCAATACAGCAAGATAGACTGCAAGACCTTG aGCGTCATAAGAATACTCTGCAGGAGCAACTCAAAACACTGCGCGTAAAGGAAGAGACTTGCTGTGAACTACAAGAGAGGATCCAGCAGTTTGAAAGTCAACTCTGCGAGGCTGATCTACTTCTCGAGAAAGAGAAGGCCAAGTACCACAGCGCGTGTCGTCACCAGGAG TCAatgcaaacaaagcaaaagtcTTTTCTTCAGCGAGTGGAGGCTCTCGATGAAGAGCGCGAGGAACTGCAGAAACAGTTGGGACAGAAAGAGGAAAGCGAGCTTGACCTCCGCAATCAGCTGCAGCAGATGTCAGAGGATAACAAACAACTGCGAACGCGGCTCTCTTCACAGCAGGTGTTCTGA
- the LOC133474968 gene encoding coiled-coil domain-containing protein 157-like has protein sequence LHCRTCAILSEQDRCSQLQSEKRTLETQVDNFTGSVAELKERVKSFKETERLLVAFPELSPLAHGQPQSTGDVLLDMEQQLQANYIRIGVLEKENATLHASLVKLRETAQHDAVKSTTNQQESSLLQTCSFSPASPPVERLDCLTQMQRRPLQTSRAPWLGYRDRGDKVVGVDRLWLSTSAADQVSPACVTPSSPQSISLQTLHSNITSTAARTQTRNAHKTSNLPQTRSLKQRKK, from the exons TTACACTGCCGAACGTGTGCTATTCTTTCCGAACAGGACCGTTGTTCACAGCTACAAAGTGAGAAGCGGACACTAGAAACACAAGTAGACAATTTCACGGGCAGTGTGGCTGAGCTCAAGGAGCGTGTGAAATCTTTCAAAGAGACGGAGAGGTTGCTGGTGGCTTTCCCAGAGCTCAGCCCCCTGGCTCACGGCCAACCGCAGA GTACGGGCGATGTGCTTTTGGATATGGAGCAGCAGTTGCAGGCAAACTACATTCGCATTGGCGTGCTGGAGAAGGAGAACGCCACCCTCCACGCCAGTCTCGTAAAATTGAGGGAGACGGCACAACACGATGCTGTCAAG AGCACAACTAATCAACAGGAAAGCTCACTTCTGCAAACGTGTAGCTTCTCTCCAGCCAGCCCACCAGTGGAACGACTCGATTGCCTGACACAGATGCAAAGGAGACCTTT GCAGACCAGCAGGGCACCGTGGTTGGGATACAGGGACAGAGGTGACAAAGTAGTCGGAGTAGACCGTCTTTGGTTGTCAACTAGCGCAGCAGATCAAGTGTCACCCGCTTGTGTGACCCCCTCATCACCCCAGAGCATTTCCCTTCAAACCCTTCACTCCAACATCACATCCACTGCTGCTAGAACCCAGACACGGAACGCACACAAAACCTCCAATTTACCTCAAACTAGGAGCTTAAAACAGAGGAAGAAATGA
- the slc7a4 gene encoding cationic amino acid transporter 4, which yields MATCQQGCTPAVRLCQRLNRVKTLDDDMMATSLKRCLSTLDLTLLGVGGMVGSGLYVLTGTVAKDMVGPAVIVSFIFAGFASLLAAFCYAEFGARIPKTGSAYMFTYVSVGEVWAFLIGWNVILENMIGGAAVARAWSGYLDSIFNHAIQNFTETHIMRWDVPFLAHYPDILAAGILVVASLFISFGVQVSSYLNHIFSTISMCVVVFILIFGFVLAEPVNWSQKEGGFAPFGWSGILAGSATCFYAFVGFDVIASSSEEAKNPQKAVPIATAISLGLAATAYILVSTVLTLMVPWHTLDPNSALADAFFRRGYSWAGVIVAVGSICAMNTVLLCNLISLPRIVYAMAEDGLFFKVFARVNPITKVPINAILVFGALMATMALIFDLEALVQFLSIGTLLAYTLVAASVIVLRFQPEKKRSKGTSSTSPNPNAEPSPAASECQNISEDNEEPKEYESFSDKLQLVERQKQRERSGVGQLRACWEPYLGRLLGNCEPGEVVALCVLGLIVSAVFFCGVVVFGATQLQLPRWSYITLLVIFSLAYVVCVAVIWVHEPQTNTKTFQVPLVPLTPGISILFNVFLMMKLSPLTWIRFSVWLALGLLVYFGYGIWHSKEGMRELQPKDMAARYVVLPSGSLVETVESVQPEQADASASHVNPAMTTEEFAGKR from the exons ATGGCTACTTGTCAGCAAGGCTGCACACCGGCCGTGCGCCTTTGTCAGAGGCTGAACCGAGTCAAGACGCTCGATGACGACATGATGGCCACGTCACTGAAACGCTGCCTTTCCACCCTGGACCTGACTCTCTTGGGTgtcggcggcatggtgggctcTGGCCTGTATGTCCTGACAGGCACAGTAGCCAAAGACATGGTTGGGCCTGCTGTCATTGTGTCCTTCATTTTTGCAGGTTTTGCCTCTTTGTTAGCGGCTTTTTGCTACGCAGAGTTTGGAGCACGCATTCCCAAAACCGGTTCGGCCTACATGTTTACCTATGTCTCTGTGGGAGAGGTCTGGGCCTTTTTGATAGGTTGGAATGTGATTCTGGAGAATATGATTGGTGGTGCTGCTGTGGCACGGGCATGGAGTGGCTATTTGGACTCAATTTTTAACCATGCCATCCAGAACTTTACTGAAACCCACATCATGCGGTGGGACGTGCCCTTTCTTGCCCATTATCCTGACATACTTGCAGCTGGGATTCTAGTGGTTGCCTCACTCTTTATTTCCTTCGGAGTTCAAGTGTCCTCCTACCTTAATCATATCTTTTCCACCATCAGTATGTGCGTTGTAGTTTTTATCCTGATCTTTGGTTTTGTGCTGGCGGAACCGGTAAATTGGAGCCAGAAGGAAGGAGGGTTTGCACCTTTCGGATGGTCCGGAATCTTGGCAGGCTCAGCCACATGCTTCTACGCATTTGTAGGTTTTGATGTGATTGCCTCCTCAAGTGAGGAGGCCAAGAATCCACAAAAGGCTGTTCCCATTGCCACAGCAATATCCCTTGGACTGGCAGCAACAGCCTACATCCTGGTGTCCACGGTGCTTACATTGATGGTTCCCTGGCATACGCTGGACCCCAACTCTGCACTGGCAGATGCTTTTTTCCGTCGAGGTTACAGTTGGGCTGGAGTCATTGTGGCAGTGGGTTCCATCTGTG CCATGAACACAGTGCTGCTCTGTAATCTCATCTCCCTCCCTCGGATTGTGTACGCCATGGCAGAGGACGGTTTGTTCTTCAAAGTCTTTGCACGTGTCAATCCTATAACCAAAGTCCCCATCAATGCTATTCTGGTTTTTGGAGCCCTTATGGCCACCATGGCTCTCATCTTTGATCTGGAGGCTTTGGTTCAGTTCTTATCTATTGGAACCCTCCTCGCCTACACCCTTGTAGCGGCCAGCGTTATCGTCCTTCGCTTCCAGCCCGAGAAAAAACGCTCCAAGGGGACTTCATCAACATCTCCCAATCCAAATGCGGAGCCTTCCCCTGCCGCCTCGGAATGTCAGAACATATCAGAGGACAATGAGGAGCCGAAAGAGTACGAGTCCTTCTCTGACAAGCTCCAGTTGGTGGAGAGGCAGAAGCAAAGGGAGCGAAGCGGGGTGGGGCAGCTAAGGGCCTGCTGGGAACCATACCTGGGCCGGCTACTGGGGAACTGCGAGCCTGGGGAGGTGGTGGCCCTCTGTGTGCTGGGTCTGATAGTGAGCGCCGTTTTCTTTTGTGGTGTGGTTGTATTTGGCGCCACGCAGCTGCAACTCCCAAGATGGAGCTATATCACCCTGCTGGTGATTTTTAGTCTCGCTTATGTTGTCTGCGTGGCAGTCATATGGGTTCATGAGCCACAGACTAACACCAAAACATTCCAG gtACCTCTGGTTCCACTTACTCCAGGCATCAGTATTCTCTTTAATGTATTCCTTATGATGAAGCTCAGTCCTCTAACCTGGATAAGGTTCAGTGTCTGGCTAGCCCTAG GTCTCTTAGTGTATTTTGGCTATGGAATTTGGCATAGTAAAGAGGGCATGAGGGAGCTGCAACCCAAAGATATGGCTGCCCGCTATGTCGTGCTGCCCAGCGGCAGCCTGGTGGAAACCGTGGAGTCTGTCCAGCCCGAACAAGCGGACGCCTCTGCATCGCACGTGAACCCCGCCATGACGACTGAGGAGTTTGCTGGAAAAAGATGA
- the dgcr6 gene encoding protein DGCR6 isoform X1, producing the protein MDVYVPVTDGDSAKQQERHYYLLSELQNLAKDLPSSFQQRLSYNTLGDLALALLDGTVYEIVQGLLDIQHLTEKNLYSQRQKLHCEHQALKQDIARKHKEALLSCKSHNLALLKTNQLGEQEALEIRVREEQRMMDKKIVSEIDQKVTDQQNTLEKAGVPGFYITANPQELTMQMNLLELILKLQQKESQSGFI; encoded by the exons ATGGATGTCTATGTCCCAGTAACAGACGGAGATTCCGCAAAACAGCAGGAACGGCATTACTACCTGTTGTCAGAGCTGCAGAACTTGGCTAAAGATTTGCCGAG CTCCTTCCAGCAACGCCTGTCCTACAATACACTTGGAGACCTGGCTCTGGCCCTCCTTGATGGAACGGTTTATGAGATAGTGCAGGGGCTCCTGGATATTCAGCACCTGACAGAGAAAAATCTTTACAGCCAGAGGCAAAAGTTGCACTGTGAACACCAAG CCCTTAAGCAAGATATAGCAAGGAAGCACAAAGAAGCCCTGCTGTCATGCAAGTCTCACAACCTGGCACTCCTCAAAACAAATCAGCTCGGTGAACAAGAG gCACTGGAAATTCGTGTGCGGGAGGAACAAAGAATGATGGATAAGAAGATTGTGTCTGAGATTGATCAAAAAGTCACAGACCAACAGAATACTCTGGAGAAGGCTGGAGTTCCTGGCTTTTACATCACCGCAAATCCCCAG GAGCTGACAATGCAGATGAACCTGCTGGAGTTGATCCTGAAGCTTCAACAGAAGGAGTCCCAGTCTGGATTTATATGA
- the dgcr6 gene encoding protein DGCR6 isoform X2: MSSSGPARARTRIRSNISEKTETWLSPDATHPTLTELERICREEWEKMPQNRCAKLTERYPRRLETVIAAKALKQDIARKHKEALLSCKSHNLALLKTNQLGEQEALEIRVREEQRMMDKKIVSEIDQKVTDQQNTLEKAGVPGFYITANPQELTMQMNLLELILKLQQKESQSGFI, encoded by the exons atgtcctcgagtggcccagccagagccagGACTCGAATCCGATCGAACATCTCTGAAAAGACCGAAACATGGCTGTCCCCCGACGCTACCCATCCAACCTTGACTGagcttgagaggatctgcagagaagaatgggagaaaatgccccaaaacaggtgtgccaagctcacAGAAagatacccaagaagacttgagaccgtgattgctgccaaag CCCTTAAGCAAGATATAGCAAGGAAGCACAAAGAAGCCCTGCTGTCATGCAAGTCTCACAACCTGGCACTCCTCAAAACAAATCAGCTCGGTGAACAAGAG gCACTGGAAATTCGTGTGCGGGAGGAACAAAGAATGATGGATAAGAAGATTGTGTCTGAGATTGATCAAAAAGTCACAGACCAACAGAATACTCTGGAGAAGGCTGGAGTTCCTGGCTTTTACATCACCGCAAATCCCCAG GAGCTGACAATGCAGATGAACCTGCTGGAGTTGATCCTGAAGCTTCAACAGAAGGAGTCCCAGTCTGGATTTATATGA